A genomic stretch from Rhabdothermincola salaria includes:
- a CDS encoding metal-dependent transcriptional regulator gives MAPPATREWHPAFEEYCEAIFELREDDLDVIQARIAERLDVSRPAVSEMIRKMDKAGLVTVDAGAIKLTANGAELAESVVRRHRLAERFLTDILGLSWADAHVEAGRWEHVISPTVETAMMSVLGAPTTCPHGNPIPGTDYDAPDAVSLDSLSVGSRFVVSRIPEELEFTPGILDFLEESSLLPGNKGLVTATSPDGTTTVEVGGNRVGIGAFASGRILVTAA, from the coding sequence ATGGCACCGCCCGCGACCCGTGAATGGCATCCGGCCTTCGAGGAGTACTGCGAGGCCATCTTCGAGCTCCGCGAAGACGACCTCGACGTCATCCAGGCCCGCATCGCCGAACGGCTCGACGTCTCGCGGCCGGCGGTGTCGGAGATGATCCGCAAGATGGACAAGGCGGGGCTGGTCACCGTCGACGCCGGGGCGATCAAGCTCACGGCCAACGGCGCCGAGCTGGCCGAGAGCGTGGTGCGCCGCCATCGTCTGGCCGAGCGGTTCCTCACCGACATCCTCGGCCTCTCGTGGGCCGACGCCCACGTCGAGGCCGGTCGCTGGGAGCACGTCATCTCCCCCACCGTCGAGACCGCCATGATGTCGGTGCTGGGCGCGCCCACCACCTGCCCGCACGGCAACCCGATCCCCGGCACCGACTACGACGCGCCGGACGCGGTGAGCCTCGACAGCCTCTCGGTCGGCTCCCGTTTCGTCGTCAGCCGCATCCCCGAGGAGCTGGAGTTCACCCCGGGCATCCTCGACTTCCTCGAGGAGTCGTCGCTGCTGCCCGGCAACAAGGGCCTCGTCACCGCCACGTCCCCCGACGGCACCACCACCGTCGAGGTCGGCGGCAACCGGGTCGGCATCGGCGCCTTCGCCAGCGGACGCATCCTCGTCACCGCCGCCTGA
- a CDS encoding DNA-formamidopyrimidine glycosylase family protein — protein sequence MPEGDTIHRTAARLRPALEGRALVRMEARRLPPPLPGPGTVVTSVGAEGKHLLIAFDDGWVLQTHMRMTGSWHLYRRGERWRKPAHLARVVLEVGGTDRRPEGPEPIDDGWVAVCFSAPVVELVRAPRTGHLGPDLCRSDADLAETVRRMGSLDPTTALAEVLLDQRVCCGVGNVYKSEVPFALGLHPSTPVGHLDGDTRWRVVATAARQLRANLTTTARTTWPGPPGTLAVYGRKGEPCRRCATPVRMARTGPQARSTYWCPTCQPPPAAGLSAPRPPS from the coding sequence GTGCCCGAGGGTGACACCATCCACCGCACCGCAGCCCGGTTGCGTCCGGCGCTCGAGGGGCGGGCGTTGGTGCGGATGGAGGCTCGACGGCTGCCCCCGCCCCTGCCGGGGCCAGGCACCGTCGTCACCTCGGTCGGCGCCGAGGGCAAGCACCTGCTGATCGCCTTCGACGACGGCTGGGTGCTCCAGACCCACATGCGCATGACCGGCAGCTGGCACCTCTACCGACGCGGCGAACGGTGGCGCAAGCCGGCGCACCTGGCCCGGGTGGTGCTCGAGGTGGGAGGGACCGACCGTCGCCCCGAGGGTCCCGAGCCCATCGACGACGGCTGGGTGGCGGTGTGCTTCTCGGCTCCGGTGGTCGAGCTCGTGCGCGCCCCGCGCACCGGCCACCTCGGGCCGGACCTGTGCCGCAGCGACGCCGACCTCGCCGAGACGGTTCGACGCATGGGGTCACTCGACCCCACCACCGCCCTCGCCGAGGTCCTGCTCGACCAGCGCGTGTGCTGCGGTGTCGGCAACGTCTACAAGAGCGAGGTGCCCTTCGCTCTGGGCCTTCATCCGTCGACACCGGTCGGCCACCTCGACGGCGACACGCGCTGGCGCGTGGTGGCCACCGCCGCCCGTCAGCTGCGAGCCAACCTCACCACCACGGCGCGCACGACCTGGCCGGGCCCGCCCGGCACCCTCGCCGTGTACGGCCGCAAGGGCGAGCCCTGCCGGCGCTGCGCCACCCCCGTGCGCATGGCCCGCACCGGGCCCCAGGCCCGCAGCACCTACTGGTGCCCCACCTGCCAACCCCCTCCTGCTGCCGGGCTGTCGGCGCCGCGCCCACCTTCCTGA
- the sigJ gene encoding RNA polymerase sigma factor SigJ, protein MTSDRGATPAAVDTRAMGFDAERLRLVGVAYRILGSRAEAEDAVQDAWLRYQRVEEEPRNLAAWLTTVTSRLALDRLRLAVRRRETYVGPWLPEPVRTDLGEPTADPGGAPGMDPAVAVDRAATLTLGVLVVLDTLSPEDRVVFLMADVFGVPYAEIASTVGRSPEACRKAASRARRRVRSAAPAPGRTSVGWDLAARLAAAVAAGDVDATMALLAPDAELVTDGGPSRHAARRPVRGAPRVTRFLINVTSRLDASDIELVEVNGSLAVVARTAAEPIAVLTADPDDTGRVRAIRLVLAPEKLTGLDRAVVPS, encoded by the coding sequence GTGACGAGCGACCGCGGCGCCACGCCAGCCGCAGTCGACACCCGCGCCATGGGGTTCGACGCCGAACGCCTCCGCCTCGTGGGCGTCGCCTACCGCATCCTCGGTTCGCGCGCCGAGGCCGAGGACGCGGTGCAGGACGCCTGGTTGCGCTACCAGCGCGTCGAGGAGGAACCTCGCAACCTGGCGGCGTGGCTCACCACGGTGACCAGCCGACTGGCCCTCGACCGGTTGCGGCTCGCCGTGCGTCGGCGCGAGACCTACGTGGGTCCCTGGCTGCCCGAACCCGTCCGCACCGACCTCGGGGAGCCCACCGCCGACCCCGGCGGTGCGCCGGGGATGGATCCCGCCGTCGCCGTCGACCGGGCGGCCACGCTGACCCTCGGCGTGCTCGTGGTACTCGACACCCTGAGCCCCGAGGACCGGGTGGTGTTCCTGATGGCGGACGTCTTCGGCGTGCCGTACGCAGAGATCGCCTCCACCGTCGGTCGTTCGCCGGAGGCGTGCCGGAAAGCCGCCAGCCGCGCCCGTCGGCGGGTGCGGTCCGCGGCGCCGGCACCCGGCCGCACCTCGGTGGGCTGGGACCTCGCCGCCCGGTTGGCGGCGGCCGTCGCCGCCGGCGACGTCGACGCCACGATGGCCCTGCTCGCCCCTGACGCCGAGCTCGTCACCGACGGCGGCCCCTCCCGCCATGCCGCCCGCCGTCCGGTCCGGGGAGCCCCGAGGGTGACGCGCTTCTTGATCAACGTCACATCGCGCCTGGACGCGAGCGACATCGAGCTCGTCGAGGTCAACGGTTCGCTCGCGGTCGTGGCCCGCACCGCGGCGGAGCCGATCGCCGTGCTCACCGCCGACCCGGACGACACCGGACGGGTTCGGGCCATCCGGCTGGTGCTCGCTCCCGAGAAGCTGACCGGGCTCGATCGGGCGGTGGTGCCCTCATGA
- a CDS encoding peptidoglycan-binding domain-containing protein, translating to MNPRALFSALPATALSMALVAAAPSAAAAQSAEPAVQESTGAPTATLAGISDRPLLSLGDTGQSVAAWQRQMNILTGADLDVDGVYDTTTEQATSNFQAFFGLRADGIVGENTRTLMRYLLAITRDYTALVAYEGYEVNGYQSEGGFCFEVLAGDDWNVECGPLPPYEVSAQTVQVGERLVLLGSAQPTIGQVALDTGEPEAEPLPADMVADVRGTDRIVWVSALPPDSVDVVRAYDGDGVEVRAIVIDDERSIQILERGDRGPAVAQWQNDLNRLLGVGLAVDGIFGQNTVQVTTAFQAFFGLTADGIVGPETRTLVEYLLAISGR from the coding sequence GTGAACCCACGCGCTCTCTTCTCGGCACTCCCCGCCACCGCCCTCAGCATGGCCCTGGTGGCGGCGGCACCTTCCGCGGCCGCCGCCCAGTCGGCGGAACCCGCCGTGCAGGAATCCACCGGTGCACCGACCGCCACGCTGGCCGGCATCTCCGACCGGCCGCTGCTCTCGCTCGGCGACACCGGCCAGTCCGTGGCCGCCTGGCAACGCCAGATGAACATCCTCACCGGCGCCGACCTCGACGTCGACGGGGTCTACGACACCACCACCGAGCAGGCGACATCCAACTTCCAGGCCTTCTTCGGGCTGCGCGCCGACGGAATCGTGGGCGAGAACACGCGCACGTTGATGCGCTACCTGCTCGCCATCACTCGCGACTACACCGCCCTGGTGGCCTACGAGGGCTACGAGGTGAACGGCTACCAGAGCGAGGGCGGCTTCTGCTTCGAGGTGCTCGCCGGCGACGACTGGAACGTCGAGTGCGGCCCCCTGCCGCCCTACGAGGTGAGCGCCCAGACGGTCCAGGTCGGTGAACGCCTGGTGCTCCTCGGCAGCGCCCAGCCGACCATCGGCCAGGTCGCCCTCGACACCGGGGAGCCCGAGGCCGAGCCCCTTCCCGCCGACATGGTGGCCGACGTGCGCGGCACCGATCGGATCGTCTGGGTCAGCGCCCTGCCCCCGGACAGCGTCGACGTGGTGCGAGCCTACGACGGCGACGGCGTCGAGGTGCGGGCGATCGTCATCGACGACGAGCGCTCCATCCAGATTCTCGAGCGAGGCGACCGCGGTCCCGCCGTGGCCCAGTGGCAGAACGACCTGAACCGGCTCCTCGGCGTGGGTCTGGCCGTCGACGGCATCTTCGGACAGAACACCGTCCAGGTCACCACGGCCTTCCAGGCGTTCTTCGGGCTCACCGCCGACGGCATCGTGGGCCCCGAGACCCGCACGCTGGTCGAGTACCTGCTCGCCATCAGCGGCCGCTGA
- a CDS encoding FAD-dependent oxidoreductase: MAAPTHHHPPDTDRARHDTPDDDGAGRPGPRDRDAIVVGAGLAGLAAAATIARAGRSVTVLGGLTPGGRARTDHHGGFALNRGPHALYRRAPGTEVLARLGIEPDGAGPPGGGALLWGDPRTPDVLVGLRARQLAAPGGVGPRGLAALVRLVRAATRTDPAAVAHLSIDEWLEATVAARWRDLARTVVRITTYVADTDRASADVAVGQLRAARHGVDYLHGGWGQLVDALREALAAAAGDVTWTDERARQVARHDGRTVVETPAGTWTGDAVVVAAGGPETCARLLGTTATAAWPGLGHPVRVSCLDMGLRRPPPRPVLVGVDRPLYLIAHAPAARLAPPGQALVHALVNHRTGEEPDRRHTRATLEALARRAGITDDLVAVDRYLHRMTVVGALPTPDSGGLAGRPTIHAPGRSGVWVAGDWVGEVGFLADASLASGEAAGRAAVAHLDARADHRS; encoded by the coding sequence ATGGCGGCGCCGACCCACCACCACCCACCGGACACCGACCGAGCCCGACACGACACCCCCGACGATGACGGCGCCGGGCGGCCCGGGCCTCGCGACCGCGACGCGATCGTGGTGGGCGCCGGCTTGGCCGGTCTCGCCGCCGCGGCCACGATCGCCCGCGCCGGTCGATCGGTCACCGTGCTCGGTGGGCTGACGCCCGGCGGGCGGGCCCGCACGGATCATCACGGCGGCTTCGCCCTCAACCGGGGGCCACACGCCCTCTACCGACGGGCACCCGGGACCGAGGTCCTGGCCCGCCTCGGCATCGAACCAGACGGTGCCGGCCCACCTGGCGGCGGTGCGCTGCTCTGGGGCGACCCCCGCACACCCGACGTGCTGGTCGGGCTCCGGGCCCGCCAGCTGGCGGCCCCGGGCGGGGTGGGCCCCCGCGGGCTGGCCGCCCTGGTCCGCCTGGTGCGCGCCGCGACCCGCACCGACCCCGCAGCCGTCGCCCACCTGAGCATCGACGAGTGGCTCGAGGCCACCGTCGCGGCGCGGTGGCGGGACCTGGCCCGCACCGTCGTGCGCATCACCACCTACGTGGCGGACACCGACCGGGCGTCGGCCGACGTCGCGGTCGGACAGCTGCGCGCCGCCCGCCACGGGGTCGACTACCTGCACGGCGGCTGGGGCCAGCTCGTCGACGCCCTCCGGGAGGCTCTCGCCGCCGCAGCCGGCGACGTCACCTGGACCGACGAACGGGCCCGGCAGGTGGCCCGCCACGACGGCCGGACCGTGGTGGAGACCCCTGCGGGGACGTGGACCGGCGACGCCGTGGTGGTCGCCGCCGGGGGTCCCGAGACCTGCGCCCGCCTACTCGGCACCACTGCCACGGCCGCCTGGCCCGGGTTGGGCCACCCCGTTCGGGTGTCCTGCCTGGACATGGGCCTTCGTCGCCCACCCCCACGACCGGTCCTCGTCGGTGTCGACCGCCCCCTCTACCTCATCGCCCACGCTCCCGCCGCCCGGCTGGCCCCTCCCGGCCAGGCGTTGGTCCACGCCTTGGTGAACCACCGCACCGGGGAGGAACCGGACCGCCGCCACACCCGGGCGACGCTCGAGGCGCTGGCCCGCCGGGCCGGCATCACGGACGACCTCGTCGCCGTCGACCGCTACCTTCATCGCATGACGGTGGTCGGGGCGCTGCCCACGCCCGACAGCGGCGGCCTGGCGGGCCGCCCGACGATCCACGCCCCCGGCCGGTCCGGCGTGTGGGTCGCCGGCGACTGGGTGGGGGAGGTGGGCTTCCTGGCCGACGCCTCCCTGGCCAGCGGCGAAGCAGCCGGGCGCGCCGCGGTCGCCCACCTGGACGCCCGCGCGGACCACCGCTCGTGA
- a CDS encoding Lhr family helicase, protein MPSDDPLGAFSGPVRAWFSTSFAAPTAPQAKGWPAISAGDHSLVLAPTGSGKTLAAFLWGLDRLVTAPTPPDRERRTRLVYVSPLRALAVDIEKNLRAPLAGIGLAAERLGEAFTAPTVAMRTGDTPADERRRMLRHPPDLLITTPESLYLMLTSQARETLRGVEAVIIDEIHALAPTKRGAHLSLTLERLDAVTDRPVQRIGLSATQRPLDEIARFLGGHDPVARSPRPVTIVDAGVRKPLELEVVVPVEDMGALGEVIEEPVSGPAAAGPVRRSIWPSMHPRLLELVQAHRSTIIFVNARRLAERLATRLNELHLEGENRAAEAVGTPPNEGAELVMAHHGSLSRERRLLIEDRLKRGELKGLVATSSLELGIDMGAVDLVVQVESPGAVSRGLQRVGRAGHQVGEPSRGKLFPKHRNDLVEAAVVVDRMQQGLIEHTRYPRNPLDVLAQQIVAMVAMDDWSVDDLTRLVHSSANYAELSEEVLANVLDLLAGRYPSEEFGELRPRIVWDRIEGTVRARAGAQRLAVTSGGTIVDRGLYGVFLPDGTRVGELDEEMVYESRPGETFLLGASTWRIEDITHERVVVSPAPGQPGKMPFWHGDGPGRPLELGRALGEFVRTIRSTAPDEALTVLAERHALDPLAAANLLAYLDEQSDACAGVVPDDRTVVVERFRDEIGDWRVCVHTPFGAQVHAPWGMALQARLAERWGVDVELIWSDDGIVLRLPEAIDSLPVEELTIDPDEIDELVIAQLPQTAMFAGRFRECAARALLLPRRRPDRRTPLWQQRQRAADLLAVAARYPDFPILLETTRECLNDVFDLPALREVLADLRSRRVRVVAVDTPKASPFAQSLLFGWVSVYMYEGDAPLAERRAAALALDRDLLRELLGAEELRDLLDPAVLADLELELQRLTDGRRARDVDEAHDLLRRLGPLSRWEIESRSEPRDGRAEAAVGAWLDELVATRRAIAVVVGGEERLAAAEDAARLRDALGVALPPGLPAAFTDPVAAPLVDLVARFARTHGPFLAAQVAARYGVGVDRVGAALDVLEGEGRLVRGEFRPDGVEREWVDDDVLRQLRRRSLAALRREVEPVEGDALARFLPGWQGVGSPRRGVEALVEALGVVQGAAVPASVLEADVLAARVPGYQPSDLDALMTAGEVVWVGAGAVGAGDGRVRLLFRDQAALLVAAPDPEAVDGLLGPDDDGAAQVRRALHHHLGERGASFWPDLVAAAQRAGAAYDDPTVLDALWELVWAGLVTNDSLAPLRSLVAGGGRRKASGSRARRGANSATRAATLRSLGRRPNLGRPAVGSLSRLGPPAGAGRWSSVATLLDTSPTPTEAAHATALQLLERHGVLTREAVLGEGVEGGFAGVYQVLKALEERGQVRRGYFVAGLGAAQFALPGAVDRLRAAREVGEDDLSPVVLAATDPAQPFGLTLPWPASAGRPARSAGAFVVLVAGEPVVHLERGGRTLSTFPSAGRHAHWAAAIAQLVHGGRVGRLEITRIDGEPAGESPLAEVLRDAGFADGYRGLTLRSSRARG, encoded by the coding sequence GTGCCGTCCGACGACCCCCTCGGGGCCTTCTCCGGCCCCGTGCGGGCCTGGTTCTCGACCTCGTTCGCCGCGCCCACCGCGCCCCAGGCCAAGGGGTGGCCGGCCATCAGCGCGGGCGACCACTCGCTCGTGCTGGCGCCCACCGGGTCGGGCAAGACGCTGGCCGCCTTCCTGTGGGGCCTCGATCGTCTCGTCACCGCGCCGACCCCCCCCGACCGGGAGCGGCGCACCCGGCTGGTGTACGTGTCGCCGTTGCGGGCCCTGGCCGTCGACATCGAGAAGAACCTCCGGGCGCCGCTGGCGGGCATCGGCCTGGCCGCCGAGCGTCTCGGGGAGGCCTTCACCGCGCCCACGGTCGCCATGCGCACCGGCGACACCCCGGCCGACGAGCGCCGCCGGATGCTGCGCCACCCGCCCGACCTGCTGATCACCACCCCCGAGTCGCTGTACCTGATGCTCACCTCCCAGGCCCGCGAGACCCTGCGGGGTGTCGAGGCGGTGATCATCGACGAGATCCACGCCCTCGCGCCCACCAAGCGGGGCGCCCACCTGTCGCTCACCCTCGAACGCCTCGACGCCGTCACCGACCGGCCCGTGCAGCGCATCGGCCTCTCGGCCACCCAGCGACCGCTCGACGAGATCGCCCGCTTCCTGGGGGGCCACGACCCGGTCGCCCGAAGCCCCCGCCCGGTGACGATCGTCGATGCCGGGGTGCGCAAGCCGCTCGAGCTCGAAGTGGTCGTGCCGGTCGAGGACATGGGCGCGCTGGGCGAGGTCATCGAGGAACCGGTCAGCGGTCCGGCGGCGGCCGGGCCGGTGCGACGCTCCATCTGGCCGTCGATGCACCCCCGCCTGCTCGAGCTGGTCCAGGCCCACCGCAGCACCATCATCTTCGTCAACGCCCGTCGCCTGGCCGAACGCCTGGCCACCCGCCTCAACGAGCTCCACCTCGAGGGCGAGAACCGGGCCGCCGAGGCCGTCGGGACGCCGCCGAACGAAGGGGCGGAGCTGGTCATGGCCCACCACGGCTCGCTCAGCAGGGAGCGCCGCCTCCTCATCGAGGACCGCCTCAAGCGTGGCGAGCTCAAGGGCCTGGTCGCCACGTCGTCGCTGGAGCTGGGCATCGACATGGGAGCCGTCGACCTGGTCGTGCAGGTCGAGTCGCCCGGGGCCGTGAGCCGGGGCCTGCAGCGGGTGGGGCGAGCCGGGCACCAGGTCGGCGAGCCCAGCCGGGGCAAGCTCTTCCCCAAGCACCGCAACGACCTGGTCGAGGCCGCCGTCGTCGTCGACCGCATGCAACAGGGCCTCATCGAGCACACCCGCTACCCCCGCAACCCCCTCGACGTGCTGGCCCAGCAGATCGTGGCCATGGTGGCCATGGACGACTGGTCCGTCGACGACCTCACCCGCCTCGTCCATTCGTCGGCCAACTACGCCGAGCTGTCCGAGGAGGTCCTGGCCAACGTCCTCGACCTGCTGGCCGGTCGGTACCCGAGCGAGGAGTTCGGCGAGCTGCGGCCCCGGATCGTGTGGGACCGCATCGAGGGCACCGTGCGGGCCCGGGCGGGGGCCCAACGTCTGGCCGTGACCAGCGGGGGCACCATCGTCGACCGGGGCCTCTACGGCGTCTTCCTCCCCGACGGCACCCGGGTCGGCGAGCTCGACGAGGAGATGGTCTACGAGAGCCGGCCGGGCGAGACGTTCCTGCTCGGTGCCTCCACCTGGCGGATCGAGGACATCACCCACGAACGCGTGGTGGTGTCCCCGGCTCCGGGGCAGCCCGGCAAGATGCCGTTCTGGCACGGCGACGGCCCCGGGCGGCCCTTGGAGCTGGGTCGCGCCCTGGGCGAGTTCGTGCGCACCATCCGGTCCACGGCCCCCGACGAAGCCCTCACGGTCCTCGCCGAACGCCATGCCCTCGACCCGCTCGCCGCCGCCAACCTCCTCGCCTACCTCGACGAGCAGAGCGACGCCTGCGCAGGGGTGGTGCCCGACGACCGCACGGTGGTCGTCGAGCGCTTCCGCGACGAGATCGGCGACTGGCGGGTCTGCGTGCACACCCCGTTCGGCGCCCAGGTCCACGCCCCGTGGGGCATGGCGCTGCAGGCCCGGCTGGCCGAACGCTGGGGGGTCGACGTCGAGCTGATCTGGAGCGACGACGGCATCGTGCTGCGCCTCCCCGAGGCCATCGACTCCCTGCCCGTCGAGGAGCTCACGATCGACCCCGACGAGATCGACGAGCTGGTCATCGCCCAGTTGCCCCAGACGGCGATGTTCGCCGGTCGTTTCCGAGAGTGCGCGGCGCGCGCCCTGCTGCTGCCCCGCCGTCGCCCCGACCGGCGAACGCCGCTGTGGCAACAGCGCCAGCGGGCCGCCGACCTCCTCGCGGTGGCCGCCCGCTATCCGGACTTCCCGATCCTGCTGGAGACCACCCGCGAGTGCCTCAACGACGTCTTCGACCTGCCCGCCCTGCGTGAGGTGCTGGCCGACCTGCGGTCCCGTCGGGTCCGGGTGGTGGCCGTCGACACCCCGAAGGCCTCGCCGTTCGCCCAGTCGCTGCTGTTCGGCTGGGTGTCGGTCTACATGTACGAGGGCGACGCCCCGCTCGCCGAGCGCCGGGCGGCGGCGCTGGCCCTCGACCGCGACCTGCTGCGCGAGCTGTTGGGCGCCGAAGAGCTGCGCGACCTCCTCGACCCTGCCGTCCTGGCCGACCTCGAGCTCGAGCTCCAGCGCCTCACCGACGGCCGCCGGGCACGCGACGTCGACGAGGCCCACGACCTGCTGCGGCGGTTGGGGCCGCTCTCTCGATGGGAGATCGAGTCGCGCAGCGAACCCCGCGACGGTCGAGCGGAAGCCGCCGTCGGTGCCTGGCTCGACGAGCTCGTGGCCACGCGCCGGGCCATCGCCGTGGTGGTCGGGGGAGAGGAGCGCCTCGCCGCGGCCGAGGACGCCGCCCGCCTCCGGGATGCTCTGGGGGTGGCACTGCCGCCGGGGCTGCCGGCGGCCTTCACCGACCCCGTCGCCGCGCCGCTCGTCGACCTGGTCGCCCGCTTCGCCCGCACCCACGGGCCGTTCCTGGCCGCCCAGGTGGCCGCCCGCTACGGCGTCGGGGTCGACCGGGTCGGCGCCGCCCTCGACGTGCTCGAGGGCGAGGGTCGCCTGGTGCGCGGCGAGTTCCGGCCGGACGGCGTCGAGCGCGAATGGGTCGACGACGACGTGCTGCGCCAGCTCCGTCGTCGATCGCTGGCCGCGCTGCGCCGGGAGGTCGAGCCCGTCGAGGGCGACGCCCTGGCCCGCTTCCTCCCCGGGTGGCAGGGCGTGGGATCTCCTCGCCGGGGCGTGGAGGCGCTCGTCGAGGCCCTCGGGGTGGTGCAGGGAGCGGCCGTGCCCGCCTCGGTGCTGGAGGCCGACGTCCTCGCCGCCCGGGTGCCGGGCTACCAGCCGTCCGACCTCGACGCCTTGATGACCGCCGGCGAGGTGGTGTGGGTCGGAGCCGGTGCGGTCGGTGCCGGCGACGGGCGGGTGCGCCTGCTGTTCCGCGACCAGGCCGCGTTGCTGGTCGCCGCGCCGGACCCCGAGGCCGTCGACGGGCTCCTCGGGCCCGACGACGACGGCGCGGCCCAGGTGCGGCGGGCGTTGCACCACCACCTGGGCGAGCGGGGGGCGTCGTTCTGGCCCGACCTGGTGGCGGCGGCCCAACGAGCCGGGGCGGCCTACGACGACCCCACGGTGCTCGACGCCCTGTGGGAACTGGTGTGGGCCGGCCTGGTCACCAACGACTCCCTGGCCCCGCTGCGCTCCCTCGTCGCCGGCGGCGGCCGTCGGAAGGCCTCGGGTTCGCGTGCTCGGCGCGGGGCGAACAGCGCCACCCGGGCCGCCACGCTGCGCTCGCTCGGACGCCGCCCCAACCTCGGTCGCCCGGCGGTCGGCTCTCTCAGCCGGCTCGGGCCCCCGGCGGGTGCCGGTCGCTGGTCGTCGGTCGCCACCCTGCTCGACACCTCGCCCACCCCCACGGAGGCGGCGCACGCCACCGCCCTGCAGCTGCTCGAACGGCACGGGGTCCTCACCCGCGAGGCGGTGCTGGGCGAGGGGGTCGAAGGCGGCTTCGCCGGCGTGTACCAGGTGCTGAAGGCCCTCGAGGAACGGGGGCAGGTCCGGCGGGGCTACTTCGTGGCCGGGCTCGGGGCAGCCCAGTTCGCCCTGCCGGGTGCTGTCGACCGCCTGCGGGCCGCCCGCGAGGTGGGCGAGGACGACCTCTCACCGGTCGTGCTCGCCGCCACCGACCCGGCCCAGCCCTTCGGGCTCACGTTGCCCTGGCCGGCATCGGCCGGTCGCCCGGCGCGGTCGGCGGGCGCGTTCGTGGTGCTCGTGGCGGGCGAGCCGGTGGTGCACCTCGAACGGGGTGGGCGAACGTTGTCCACCTTCCCGTCCGCCGGACGTCACGCCCACTGGGCCGCGGCCATCGCCCAGCTGGTGCACGGCGGGCGCGTCGGGCGCCTCGAGATCACCCGCATCGATGGTGAGCCGGCTGGCGAGTCACCACTGGCCGAGGTGCTGCGCGATGCCGGCTTCGCCGACGGCTACCGGGGCCTCACCCTGCGGAGCAGCCGTGCCCGAGGGTGA
- a CDS encoding pyridoxamine 5'-phosphate oxidase family protein: protein MALDPSAFPAEVTAFLTERHLATLTTIRPDGTPHVVAVGFTWDPDASLVRVITWADSHKARNVVRQGSVAAAVCQVDGGRWLTIEGIATVTADPDAVAEGVRRYTERYRPPKQRDDRVVIEIAVTRAMGRA, encoded by the coding sequence ATGGCCCTCGACCCCTCCGCCTTCCCCGCCGAGGTCACCGCGTTCCTCACCGAACGCCACCTCGCCACCCTCACCACCATCCGCCCCGACGGCACCCCTCATGTGGTGGCCGTGGGCTTCACCTGGGACCCCGACGCGTCCCTGGTGCGAGTGATCACCTGGGCCGACAGCCACAAGGCCCGCAACGTCGTCCGCCAGGGGTCGGTGGCCGCAGCCGTGTGCCAGGTGGACGGCGGGCGCTGGCTCACGATCGAAGGCATCGCCACGGTCACCGCCGACCCCGACGCGGTGGCCGAGGGCGTACGCCGCTACACCGAGCGCTACCGCCCGCCCAAGCAGCGCGACGACCGGGTGGTGATCGAGATCGCCGTCACCCGGGCGATGGGTCGGGCTTGA